Proteins from a single region of Sporosarcina sp. P33:
- the dacB gene encoding D-alanyl-D-alanine carboxypeptidase/D-alanyl-D-alanine-endopeptidase, producing the protein MNRKKTPGRWSKWLLGALLIMASVTAPAAADQAAAAQQSYKGLEAGINQVITGQRMRGTRSSIIVREADSNRVVYQYRGSQGVTPASNMKVLTATAALEVLGKDYTFDTDVLTNGTVKNGVLNGHLYLRGTGDPTLLESDLLRLARQLRESGIHSVTGHIVADDTWFDTQRLSPGIHKADETYYYAAQISALTISPNKDYDAGTVIAEAKPTRNGKAAAVTLTPHTDIVKVVNRTRTVPKNQRNTVTMKRQQGTNTIIVSGNVPLNSGGKRQWITVSNPTAYTADVFKRALAKEGVTLQKTARVTRGKTPATAELLATKKSMSLYYLMMPFMKYSNNSHAEILAKSMGRAVYNEGSWNAGLRAVRETLEKDGISTKGMYFEDGSGMSHKNKIPSEKIAQVLYAAQNKEWYPAFERSLPIAGVNDRMLGGTLRNRLTNPIVRGNVQAKTGSLNGTDSLSGYVKTKSGEELIFSILTENVKGTAKPDIDKMVQVMAAQ; encoded by the coding sequence GTGAACAGAAAAAAGACTCCAGGCAGATGGAGCAAATGGTTGCTGGGCGCATTATTGATTATGGCAAGTGTTACTGCTCCGGCAGCAGCAGATCAGGCAGCTGCGGCTCAGCAGTCTTATAAAGGATTAGAAGCTGGCATCAATCAAGTCATTACGGGGCAGCGGATGCGGGGAACGAGAAGCAGTATTATCGTGCGTGAAGCAGACTCCAATCGCGTTGTCTATCAATACCGGGGCAGTCAAGGCGTAACGCCCGCTTCCAATATGAAAGTATTGACGGCCACGGCGGCACTTGAAGTGCTCGGGAAGGATTATACATTCGATACGGATGTGCTGACGAATGGTACGGTGAAAAATGGTGTCCTTAACGGCCATCTGTATTTGCGGGGCACAGGAGATCCGACATTGCTGGAATCTGATCTGCTGCGCCTGGCGCGACAGCTGCGCGAATCAGGCATCCATTCTGTGACAGGACATATTGTGGCGGACGATACGTGGTTCGATACACAGCGTTTATCACCGGGTATCCATAAAGCAGACGAAACGTATTATTACGCAGCACAAATATCGGCACTGACCATATCGCCGAATAAAGACTACGATGCAGGGACTGTCATCGCAGAAGCAAAGCCGACACGAAACGGCAAAGCGGCAGCCGTCACATTGACACCGCACACGGATATCGTCAAAGTTGTCAACCGCACACGGACAGTACCAAAAAATCAGCGCAATACCGTGACGATGAAACGCCAGCAAGGCACGAATACGATCATCGTTTCAGGAAATGTCCCATTGAACTCGGGCGGTAAGCGGCAGTGGATTACTGTTTCCAATCCGACGGCTTATACGGCGGATGTTTTTAAGCGGGCACTGGCGAAAGAAGGGGTTACACTTCAGAAGACCGCCCGTGTAACGCGCGGGAAAACACCAGCGACAGCAGAACTGCTCGCAACGAAAAAATCGATGTCATTATACTATTTAATGATGCCATTTATGAAATACAGCAACAACTCCCACGCGGAAATTCTGGCAAAATCGATGGGACGTGCAGTCTATAATGAAGGAAGCTGGAATGCAGGCCTGCGTGCAGTCAGAGAAACGTTGGAAAAAGACGGCATCAGCACGAAAGGCATGTATTTTGAAGACGGATCGGGCATGTCCCATAAAAACAAAATCCCTTCAGAGAAAATCGCACAAGTGCTGTACGCAGCTCAGAATAAAGAATGGTACCCTGCGTTTGAACGTTCATTGCCAATCGCAGGAGTCAATGACAGAATGCTTGGCGGAACACTTCGCAATCGCTTAACGAATCCAATCGTCAGAGGCAACGTGCAAGCGAAAACCGGTTCACTGAACGGCACCGATTCACTGTCGGGCTATGTGAAGACTAAGAGCGGGGAAGAACTGATTTTCAGCATCCTGACAGAGAACGTCAAAGGAACAGCGAAGCCTGACATTGATAAAATGGTACAAGTTATGGCGGCGCAGTAA
- the tatC gene encoding twin-arginine translocase subunit TatC has protein sequence MADKDLTIIEHIDEVRKRLMVIVVFFIVGAIGSFFLAKPLINFIQFDTPAEQVTLNAFNVIDPVVIYLKVIVFLAIVIISPVIMYQFWAFISPGLRELERKVTLSYIPFAFLLFLAGISFSYFILLPYVMKFMINLSGQLNIEQTIGINEYFSFLFSLLLPFGFVFQLPIVILFLSRLGVLQPKVLVKVRKVAYFVLFVLAAFITPPDIVSHLFTTVPLFILYEISIVISRLGYRKFEKAEHLRQLEEVKAEQQRQIDEVMNQLDDK, from the coding sequence ATGGCAGATAAAGACTTAACGATCATTGAACATATAGATGAAGTTCGAAAACGGCTGATGGTAATCGTCGTTTTCTTTATTGTCGGTGCAATCGGCAGTTTCTTTCTGGCGAAGCCGCTGATTAATTTTATTCAATTTGATACACCGGCTGAACAAGTCACTTTGAATGCGTTTAATGTGATAGATCCCGTTGTGATTTATTTAAAAGTCATCGTATTCCTGGCAATCGTTATTATTTCACCGGTGATCATGTATCAGTTCTGGGCGTTTATTTCACCGGGACTCCGTGAGTTGGAACGAAAAGTCACACTGTCCTATATACCATTTGCTTTTCTTCTGTTTTTGGCAGGAATCAGCTTTTCGTATTTCATCTTGCTGCCGTATGTCATGAAATTCATGATCAACTTGTCAGGTCAATTGAACATTGAACAGACAATCGGCATTAATGAATATTTCTCTTTCTTGTTTTCCCTGTTATTGCCGTTCGGTTTCGTCTTTCAGTTACCGATCGTCATTTTATTCTTATCCCGTCTGGGTGTGCTGCAGCCGAAAGTGCTCGTCAAAGTACGGAAAGTCGCGTACTTCGTCCTGTTCGTGCTCGCCGCATTCATTACACCTCCCGACATCGTATCGCATCTATTCACCACGGTTCCGCTATTTATCCTGTATGAGATCAGTATTGTCATCTCACGTCTTGGATACCGGAAGTTCGAGAAAGCTGAACATCTGCGCCAATTGGAAGAAGTAAAAGCAGAACAGCAGCGGCAGATCGACGAAGTGATGAATCAGCTTGACGATAAATAA
- a CDS encoding twin-arginine translocase TatA/TatE family subunit, which produces MAPGIGSLLIIAVIALLIFGPKKLPEIGKAFGSSLREFKNATKGLTDDDDDVKKAEDKKEEVR; this is translated from the coding sequence ATGGCTCCAGGCATCGGAAGTTTGCTGATTATCGCTGTAATCGCATTGCTTATATTTGGTCCTAAGAAATTACCGGAGATCGGTAAAGCGTTCGGTTCTTCATTGCGTGAGTTTAAAAACGCAACAAAAGGCCTTACAGACGACGATGATGACGTAAAAAAGGCGGAAGACAAGAAAGAAGAAGTGCGCTGA
- a CDS encoding redox-sensing transcriptional repressor Rex, translated as MDKPRIPQATSKRLPLYYRFLRNYADAGVQRISSGELSEAMKIDAATIRRDFSHFGALGRKGYGYDVDSLLQFFRETLDQDEETNVALIGVGSLGNAFLKYNFQKIHNTKIVVAFDPKAPHEGEKRNDIPIYPPDRIEEKISELGIEMVILTVPSRVAQDLTDRLAKTGVKGILNFTPERLAVPDTIRIQTIDLSGELQTLIYLIKNDVKDSQIT; from the coding sequence GTGGATAAACCTAGAATTCCGCAGGCAACGTCAAAACGGTTGCCTTTATATTATAGATTTTTACGAAACTATGCAGATGCAGGTGTACAACGTATTTCATCAGGTGAATTAAGTGAAGCAATGAAAATCGATGCGGCGACAATCCGCAGAGACTTCTCCCATTTCGGGGCACTCGGGCGCAAAGGATACGGCTATGACGTCGACTCTTTATTGCAGTTCTTTCGCGAAACTCTGGATCAGGACGAAGAAACGAATGTTGCGCTGATCGGGGTCGGGAGTCTTGGCAACGCCTTTCTGAAGTATAACTTCCAGAAAATCCACAATACAAAAATTGTCGTGGCATTTGATCCGAAAGCGCCGCATGAAGGCGAGAAGAGGAATGATATTCCCATCTATCCGCCAGACCGGATTGAAGAAAAAATTAGCGAACTCGGCATTGAAATGGTCATCTTGACCGTTCCGTCACGTGTGGCGCAGGATCTGACAGACCGTCTGGCGAAAACCGGTGTGAAAGGCATTTTGAACTTCACCCCTGAACGGCTGGCGGTGCCGGATACGATCCGCATTCAGACAATTGACTTGTCCGGTGAGCTGCAGACATTGATTTACCTTATTAAAAACGACGTAAAAGATTCACAAATAACGTGA
- a CDS encoding ABC-F family ATP-binding cassette domain-containing protein gives MIILQVNGLTKSFSGTDLLENVRLEVQHRDRVALVGRNGAGKSTLLKIIAGELSADEGDIIIPKDVRLGYLEQHSGLDSELTIWDEVMTVFVPLREMESRLRSLEHQMADPAVYEDASRYERVMTEYDELQIAFKEAGGYQFEADARSVLHGMRFYPDDFEKPVHLLSGGQKTRLALARMLLSRPDLLILDEPTNHLDIETLNWLERYLSAYEGAILIVSHDRYFLDKVVNTVYEVSRRKVTKYSGNYSAYLDEKAKNYERDRKLFEQEKDEKAKLEEFIQKNIARASTSKMAKSRRKQLERRDWMDSPEGDEKSASFSFTLDRPSGNDVLSLDDVKIGYGSEPVSKHINLRIYKGDRVAFIGPNGVGKSTLLKTIVKRNELMGGEIRYGTNVQFGYYDQNQATLIGSGTVLQEIWDNWPLMNEKDVRSLLGRFLFTGDDIEKLVTSLSGGEKARLSLAQLMLEKSNTLVLDEPTNHLDLDSKEILENALDDFPGTILFVSHDRYFINRLATKVIEMSDDGAVEYLGDYDYYIEKKTEMEEIAEAVQLEQQTKQPAVKKEIANKEQQRQERRLTRTIADIEKKMEAAEQEIETLQARLLDPELANDHVELMDIQRQIDELQAIHDEQSEEWLVLQDELENL, from the coding sequence TTGATTATTTTACAAGTGAATGGATTGACCAAGTCTTTTTCAGGCACGGATCTACTGGAGAATGTCCGTCTCGAAGTACAGCATCGGGACCGCGTCGCACTGGTTGGACGAAATGGTGCCGGAAAATCGACATTATTGAAAATTATAGCAGGTGAATTATCTGCAGATGAAGGCGATATCATCATTCCGAAAGATGTTCGCCTCGGATATTTGGAACAACACAGCGGACTTGATTCGGAATTGACGATTTGGGATGAAGTGATGACTGTCTTCGTGCCGCTGCGTGAAATGGAAAGCCGGCTGCGCTCACTGGAGCATCAGATGGCCGATCCCGCGGTATATGAAGACGCTAGCCGTTATGAACGCGTCATGACAGAGTACGATGAACTGCAGATCGCCTTCAAAGAAGCAGGGGGCTATCAGTTTGAAGCGGATGCACGCTCTGTGCTTCACGGCATGCGGTTTTACCCCGATGATTTCGAGAAGCCTGTGCATTTGCTGTCAGGCGGTCAGAAGACGCGTCTGGCGCTTGCACGAATGCTGCTTAGCAGGCCCGATCTGCTGATACTTGATGAGCCGACGAACCATTTGGACATCGAGACACTGAACTGGCTGGAGCGCTATCTGTCTGCCTATGAAGGTGCCATTCTTATCGTATCTCATGACCGGTACTTCCTTGATAAAGTGGTCAACACCGTATATGAAGTATCAAGGCGGAAAGTTACGAAGTACAGCGGAAACTACAGTGCTTATCTGGATGAGAAGGCGAAAAACTATGAGCGTGACCGGAAGTTGTTTGAGCAGGAGAAAGATGAGAAAGCTAAGCTGGAAGAGTTTATTCAGAAAAATATTGCGCGCGCTTCCACGTCAAAAATGGCGAAAAGCCGCCGCAAGCAGCTGGAGCGCAGAGACTGGATGGATTCCCCGGAAGGCGATGAAAAGTCAGCCAGCTTCTCCTTCACACTGGACCGGCCGAGCGGCAATGATGTACTGTCACTTGATGACGTAAAAATCGGCTATGGCTCGGAGCCCGTTTCAAAGCATATTAATCTGCGGATCTATAAAGGCGACCGCGTGGCATTTATCGGCCCCAATGGCGTCGGCAAATCAACATTGCTGAAAACGATTGTTAAACGCAATGAACTGATGGGCGGCGAAATCCGATACGGTACGAATGTGCAATTCGGCTACTATGATCAGAATCAGGCAACCTTGATCGGTTCTGGCACCGTTCTGCAGGAAATCTGGGATAACTGGCCACTGATGAATGAAAAAGATGTGCGCTCATTGCTCGGACGCTTCCTGTTCACAGGTGACGACATTGAAAAACTGGTCACTTCTTTATCAGGCGGAGAAAAAGCACGGCTTTCATTGGCGCAGCTGATGCTTGAGAAATCCAACACGCTCGTTCTGGACGAGCCGACGAACCATCTCGATCTCGACAGCAAGGAAATCCTTGAAAACGCACTCGACGATTTTCCTGGCACCATTCTGTTCGTATCTCATGACCGGTACTTCATCAACCGGCTGGCAACCAAAGTCATTGAAATGAGTGATGACGGGGCTGTGGAATACTTGGGAGACTACGACTACTATATTGAGAAAAAAACCGAGATGGAGGAAATCGCAGAAGCTGTGCAACTTGAACAGCAAACGAAACAACCCGCCGTCAAAAAGGAAATAGCCAATAAAGAACAACAGCGTCAGGAACGGCGTTTAACCCGGACTATAGCAGACATCGAAAAGAAGATGGAAGCTGCGGAACAAGAAATCGAAACTTTGCAGGCCAGGCTGCTCGATCCTGAGCTGGCGAACGATCACGTCGAACTGATGGACATCCAGCGTCAAATCGACGAACTGCAAGCGATTCACGATGAACAATCTGAAGAATGGCTGGTACTGCAGGACGAGCTGGAAAATTTATAA
- the tsaD gene encoding tRNA (adenosine(37)-N6)-threonylcarbamoyltransferase complex transferase subunit TsaD: protein MRKDHYILGIETSCDETAASIVKNGTEIISSIVSSQIQQQKQFGGVVPEIASRLHVEQITLVIEEALREARLTPSDLEAVTVTEGPGLVGALLIGINAAKAFAFANQLPLIGVHHIAGHVYANQLIHEMEFPLLALIVSGGHTELVVMKSHGSFELIGETRDDAAGEAYDKVARVLGLPYPGGPQVDRLALESEESVDFPRAWLEADSYDFSFSGLKSAVINYKHNIEQKGGQINHGHVAAGFQQSVVDVLTVKTVKAAKEYEVKQVIAAGGVAANQGLRKSLTSALEKEGIPFYVPPISLCTDNAAMIAAAGYEMWKSGVRSDSRMNGRPGMPLTSWN from the coding sequence ATGAGGAAAGATCATTATATTTTAGGAATTGAAACGAGCTGTGATGAAACTGCAGCGTCAATTGTGAAAAACGGCACGGAGATTATCTCTTCTATTGTGTCTTCACAGATTCAGCAGCAGAAGCAATTTGGCGGTGTTGTACCGGAAATCGCTTCCCGTCTGCACGTTGAACAGATTACGCTTGTCATCGAAGAAGCTTTGCGTGAAGCGAGGCTTACGCCAAGCGATCTGGAAGCGGTGACTGTGACGGAAGGCCCCGGCTTAGTGGGAGCATTGCTGATCGGCATCAATGCAGCGAAGGCTTTTGCATTTGCGAATCAGTTGCCGTTGATCGGTGTGCACCATATCGCAGGACATGTTTATGCCAATCAGCTGATTCACGAAATGGAATTCCCATTGCTTGCGCTAATCGTCTCCGGCGGCCACACGGAACTTGTTGTGATGAAATCGCACGGCTCATTTGAATTGATTGGTGAGACGCGCGATGATGCAGCGGGAGAAGCGTATGATAAAGTAGCCCGTGTGCTTGGTCTGCCGTATCCCGGGGGTCCTCAAGTGGATCGTCTCGCATTGGAGAGTGAGGAAAGTGTTGACTTCCCTCGTGCCTGGCTGGAAGCAGATTCGTATGACTTCAGTTTCAGCGGATTAAAATCGGCTGTCATCAATTATAAACACAACATCGAGCAAAAAGGCGGGCAGATCAATCACGGTCACGTCGCGGCCGGATTCCAGCAAAGTGTTGTGGACGTATTGACCGTCAAGACAGTGAAGGCAGCAAAAGAATATGAGGTAAAACAAGTGATTGCAGCGGGAGGCGTCGCTGCAAATCAAGGGTTGAGAAAATCATTGACCTCCGCGCTTGAAAAGGAAGGAATTCCATTTTACGTTCCTCCTATTTCATTGTGCACAGACAACGCGGCAATGATTGCCGCAGCTGGCTATGAAATGTGGAAAAGCGGTGTGCGAAGCGATTCCCGAATGAACGGACGGCCCGGCATGCCGTTAACTTCATGGAATTAA
- the rimI gene encoding ribosomal protein S18-alanine N-acetyltransferase, whose translation MSHEVQFRKMTQEDIPAVAAIERESFATPWTEEIFEHELTGNAYAHYIVAELDGEVVGHCGMWIVLDECHITNVAVLSAHRGKGYGEDLMRQAMELCRLNEVKTMTLEVRVSNEPARSLYRKLGFQEGGIRKNYYTDDHEDGLVMWVEFS comes from the coding sequence ATGAGTCATGAGGTGCAATTTCGAAAAATGACGCAGGAGGACATTCCTGCGGTTGCGGCTATTGAGCGTGAATCGTTTGCAACGCCTTGGACAGAAGAAATCTTTGAGCATGAGTTGACCGGCAATGCCTATGCTCATTACATTGTAGCAGAGCTCGACGGGGAAGTAGTCGGACATTGCGGCATGTGGATCGTTCTGGATGAGTGCCATATTACGAATGTAGCTGTACTGTCTGCGCATCGCGGTAAGGGATATGGTGAAGATTTAATGCGTCAGGCGATGGAGCTTTGCCGTTTAAACGAAGTGAAGACAATGACACTTGAAGTGCGTGTCAGCAATGAACCGGCCCGATCGTTGTATCGGAAGCTCGGTTTCCAGGAAGGCGGCATCAGAAAAAACTATTATACCGACGACCATGAAGATGGTCTCGTCATGTGGGTGGAGTTCTCATGA
- the tsaB gene encoding tRNA (adenosine(37)-N6)-threonylcarbamoyltransferase complex dimerization subunit type 1 TsaB, which yields MIWLGIDTANSPLSVAIVKDDVLLIEESSMMKVNHSLRAMPAVEEACRKADITPSDIDAIAVSEGPGSYTGVRIGVTIAKTLAWTLKKPLYGVSSLKALAMNGQLYTGLICSLIDARRSNVYAGVYRAEGSDLANVLEDQHCALADLLGQLRDYNEPVLFVGEDVKIHKAMICEHLGEQAQFVSFAMNVPRASSAILLAQQTEEAETVHTFTPQYKRITEAEANLAKKESSHES from the coding sequence ATGATATGGTTAGGTATTGATACAGCAAATTCCCCATTGTCAGTAGCTATTGTCAAAGATGATGTGTTATTGATTGAAGAATCGAGCATGATGAAGGTCAATCACTCGCTGCGTGCGATGCCCGCTGTGGAAGAGGCGTGCCGGAAAGCGGATATTACGCCTTCAGATATTGACGCGATTGCCGTTTCAGAAGGACCTGGCTCGTATACTGGCGTGCGTATAGGCGTAACGATTGCGAAGACACTTGCATGGACTCTTAAAAAACCGCTGTACGGTGTTTCAAGCCTTAAAGCTCTTGCAATGAACGGACAGCTTTACACGGGCCTGATCTGCTCGTTAATTGATGCGAGAAGATCTAATGTCTATGCCGGTGTTTATCGTGCGGAAGGTTCTGATCTGGCAAATGTACTGGAAGACCAGCATTGTGCATTAGCAGACTTGCTTGGTCAGCTGCGCGACTATAATGAACCGGTCCTATTTGTCGGTGAAGACGTAAAGATTCATAAAGCCATGATCTGTGAGCATCTTGGCGAACAGGCGCAGTTTGTTTCATTCGCAATGAATGTGCCGCGCGCTTCTTCTGCTATTTTATTGGCTCAGCAGACAGAAGAGGCGGAGACGGTGCATACGTTTACGCCGCAGTATAAACGGATAACCGAGGCGGAAGCCAATTTGGCAAAGAAGGAGTCTTCCCATGAGTCATGA
- the tsaE gene encoding tRNA (adenosine(37)-N6)-threonylcarbamoyltransferase complex ATPase subunit type 1 TsaE produces MWKKEIESVEEMEMLAAEIGRRLRPPDMLTLEGDLGAGKTTFTKALAKAIGVTRTVSSPTFTIVKQYEGDYPFNHLDVYRLANSEEDLGWDELFYGDAISVVEWAQFIQDELPDQRLELVIHHTGPDSRQVECIPKGERFTRICEEIFT; encoded by the coding sequence GTGTGGAAGAAAGAAATTGAGTCTGTAGAAGAGATGGAAATGCTGGCCGCCGAGATTGGCCGCCGGCTGAGGCCACCCGACATGCTGACACTTGAAGGCGATCTTGGAGCCGGTAAGACAACATTCACAAAAGCCCTTGCGAAAGCGATTGGGGTTACGCGGACAGTCAGCAGTCCTACGTTTACAATTGTGAAGCAGTACGAAGGGGATTACCCTTTCAATCATCTGGATGTGTATCGGTTAGCCAATAGCGAAGAAGACTTAGGGTGGGACGAGCTGTTTTACGGAGATGCGATTTCTGTGGTGGAATGGGCACAATTCATTCAAGATGAACTGCCTGATCAGCGTCTGGAATTAGTGATTCATCATACAGGACCTGATTCCCGCCAAGTTGAATGCATTCCAAAAGGCGAACGATTTACACGCATTTGTGAGGAGATTTTTACATGA